TTTTTCCCAAGAGCtccatttttaaattaaaaaccaTGTATCTCTCCTTTCCCATACCCCCCAAGGCCAAGGAAGTACACTTTAAAATTTTTAATGATATCTATTCATCAGTTTCTTAGATATAGATTTAATATTGATCAGAATAATTGTACCTTTTGTGATGTTGATATTGAAACAACAACTGTACATTTATTCTTTGTTCATTCAGTAGAGCCTTTTGGTCTGATACATTCAAGTGGCTTAAAGTTTCAATCAATCTGTCTTCTCAAGTATCtaaaaatgatataatttttggtttattaatgGAAGATGTACATACTCAATGTGTactgaatattattttattttgggcaaattatatattcataaatgtaagtgccttaaaacaaagccattgtttcctgtttttaaaAAGGAATTTTGGATGTACTGTAAATCTGTAAGattgttaaaatgtaaaactggaaGAAGACTGTTTAGTTTATTGCAGAAATTTAAACTATTAGAAGACCCAACTGTGTAATTATTTTGATTAATAGTTTATTTTCATTCTGATTGCTGATCTGTTTTTTAGGATCTTCTTATGATGTTGTATTGCCTTATTGTATTTGGTtctttgcaaaaataaaaaaaaataaaaagattagcTCTCAGGGCAGGGCACAAGTGACGtatttttaacagttttttcACACTGCTCTTTGTGGTTTTAATTTTGCATGTTGTGcatgtaacagaggtgttgtgaaaacAAGCACTGTGTATATAAACTGTCATAGTCGTACATTTTGGAATCCAACtctgacaaaacacagaattacatactattattttaaattacacacaagtacattaaaattacacacaaatgttttgaattatgtatgattatttttgacagtgatttCATTCCATAGACCACTGCTGTTTTTCCCTGAGGTATCGAGGACCTGGAGGATCCTTATTTGGCACATCTTTTTTCCCCAGCCTCCTCTAATTATTCAGCCATTGTGGGGCTTGAGAATTATAGCTATGCAGTCATGCCCAGAGTTAAAGAAATGCTTGCGGGCTATCTCTCCCCTATATCACCAGCAGGGAGAAAGCCGGCACTCCTTTCTAAGCCGCATAGAGTCACTTCAGCCCTTGTGGGGAATGCCTACACAGCAGCAGGCTAAGCTGGTGCGTCCCTGCACACCATGGTGGTTTTGTAGGCCTTCCAGGCTGACCTGCTGAAAGAGCTTGACTGTGGAGATTTATTCAAACCTAAGACAGCCTCTGAGCTACATCGAGCCACATATCTCACGCTCCATGCCATGAAGCAGAGGGCCCGTGCATTAGTGTGCCCAGGCCCGTCAGGAGAGACCTGTCAAAACCAGGCGAGGTCTGTCATCTTTGCCAGGCAGGCCAAGAAGGAATCCTGACGCCCGAGGGCTAGGGTTCCTAGGAGCATCCTCCTTAGGGTGGTTTCTCCTACCTCCTGTCCCACTGCCTCTGGCATTTTGGGGGTCAGTAGGGTCCACCCTTGCTCCCTTTTCTTTCATGAATCTATCCCCCAGGTCTATGCCTGCCAGCTCGCTGTTTCAGGGTGCCGGGCAGTTCAGCACGAGGTTGACACCTCTTTCGGGCAACCTGGTAGCATGGAAACTTCTGCTAGGTGTCTCTCAGTGGGTCCTTGATACCGTAGATAAAGGGTACAGGATCCAGTTTGCCACCCGTCCCCCTTCATTTCAGGGAGTGTTGCCCACAGTCTTTGGCAAACACCAAACCATGTTCCTCCAAGAggaacttctctctctcctgaggAAAGGGGCCATAAAATATGCTCCCCTATCAGATTGAGATTCAGGCTTTTACAGCCGGAATTTTGTCGTTACCAAGAGAGATGGGGGCCTGTGTCCAATTTTGGACCTGTGGGCTCTGAACTGTGCACTGAAATGTTGAAGTTCAAGATGAAAACTCAAACTTATTGCGTTGCAAAAAATCAGGTGGGGGACTGGTTTGTGATGATAGACCTCAAAGATGCCTATTTTCATGTAGGTATTCTgccagaacacaggaagttccGCAGGTTTGCTTTCAGGGGCAATGCATACCAGTATTGTGTTCTTCCTTTCAGTCTAGCACTGTCACCACACACATTTACGAAGTGCATGGATGCTGCCCTGGCCAACGTTATCTCTGGTTTCTGACCTTGGGTCCCACACTAGGGGTGCATCATTGTTGCAAGATTCTTCTCACATTCTGGCTGGGGAGTGGTCTTGGACGGCTGCCCCACCCATGGTCTCTGGGAGGGCTCTCAACTCTCATGGCACATAAATTGCCTAGAGATGAGGGCCATATTTCTAGCATTGAAAGACTTTCTCCTATACCTCAGGGGCTACCATGTGTTGGTGCGCACAGACAGCACCGCAGTAGTTTCTCATATTAATCATCAGGGCGGACTGCATTCATGATCTCTGTTCAGGTTGGCGCAGCAGATTCTGCTCTGGGCAGAGACCAGGTTTCTTTTGCTGAGAGTGATTTTCTTCCCAGGGCACATAAATTGGGATGCAGACTTCCTGTCGAGGCCCAGGGAGTGAGGTCTCCATCCACAGGTGGTGGAGAGCATCTGGCAGATTTTTGGCCATGCGGAAGTGGATCTGTTTGCCTCAAAGGAGTTTACCCACTGTCCACTGTGGTATTCCCTCTCTCATCCAGCCCCTCTGGGCCTGGATGCTCTTGTACAGATATGGCCAAGACTACACCTGTACGCCATTACCCTATTAGCTCTGCTCCCAGAAGTCTTAGCCAGAGTGGGCCATGAACAGGTCAACCTTCTTTTAGTGGCTCCTTGCTGGCCCACTTGAGTTTGGTTTGTGGACCTTATCTCCCTCCTAGACGGCGCTTCTTGGGAGATTCCTGTCAGGAAAGATCTCCTCTCTCATGTGCAGTAATCTTACACCCCCACCCCATGATGTGGAAGCTCtgggtctggcccctgaggggAACCAGTTCCTAGAAGCAGGCCTTTCTTCGGAGGTAGTGGAGACTGTTGAATGCTAGGGCTTCCTCCACTAGAAAGCTGTATGCTCTGAAGTGGAGGCGTTTTCACTTCTGGTGTGTTCAACATGGAACCAGTTCACTGCTCGGTCGGTACACTGCTGGAGTTCTTGCAGTCTCGCCTTTTTAGGAGTCTGTCCCTCTCTACTTTAAAAGTTTACATGGCTGCCATTGCTGTGAACCACAAACTTGTCCTCGGGGCCTCCTTGGGTAGGCACCCTCTGGTCTCTTGTTAAGCCCATGGAGTCAGCCTCTATGATGTTTCTGACTCTAAAGACTAGTTAGTAAATAGTAGTAATTTTAAGGGTCTGTTGCCCTCACCTGCTTAGAATTTGCCCCTGGCATGTGGAAGATCTCAGTTCTTTGCCCTTTGTCTCAAACTCTGTCTCAATTTGCTAGAATtcacttgttttttctttatatctctTCCTCAGCGTGTTTAATTTTGTAATGAGCTGTGCCATCAAGGTGCAAGCTTTTCCATCATCATCCCTTTCTGCATAGATACTCTCTGCATAGATACTTGGACTAGaattctctttttctttttcaggtcCTCACTTTTTTCTTCTAAAGCTTTCCGTTTCTATGCCTGGACAGAAATAATTTTCTTAGCCTTTGCTGATCAAGACCTGGCAGGTGCAGCCGAGGCCAGTAACTCTTTAGAGTCACAGGTGTTGACAATCATATACCAGTCAATGCATGACCATTGTCTCCTCCTGCATATTGCAGGTCTCCACTTCTTTGTTAACGGAGAATCCACTCTCCAATGTAGCCTACCCATAGGACAGGAGAACCAGGAGTTTCTTTAAAAAGCCTCTCATTTTCAGCATATAAGAAGTCACTAAACTGCTGGATTATTACATCATCTAAAGAAAACAACAGTAAGGAGATAAAGTATTAATACATAATGTTTACACAAGCCATTTTCTTACATTTAGAATAATAGCATATTTCataactttatttcatttactaCACTTTGATATAACTGAACTCCTCCTGATAACTGTTGGGCTTGCAAAAACTTCTGCACCAGTTTTATAATATTGCTTTTGCACCAGTCAGGGACAGATCATCAAACAGGACACCTGACTCATGACAGGATACTTTAATAGGCTCTTGTcctcttttttctgtttctgtatttcCTCATGGGAGGATGTAAACAACCTATTATAACCTATTATGACCTATTATAAAATCAAACTTAGCTCTATCCATCAAAATAACCATAACAATACCTTAAGGAGTGATTCTGCACCCAAGCCTAGGTGTACTTCCTTTGGGCTGACCCAGCTTTGCTTGTCACTGACATCCAACCTGACCAGCTGAAGTGGATTAATATCCTTGAGTACCTCTTTCTTGACAAAACACCTCAGCATACAATATTACATTTACTTAagttcaattttattatttgaCATTCGGCAGAAAAATACTATTGTAGTATACTACTTTAACAAGTATTGTTGTTAGTGTTTGCTTCATCCCCTAGTCCCacaagctacactatattgccaaaagtattcgttcacctgccttgactcgcatatgaacttaagtgacatcccattcctaatccatagggttcaatatgacgtcggtccaccctttgcagctataacagcttcaactcttctgggaaggctgtccacaaggtttaggagtgtgtttatgggaatttttgaccattcttccagaagcgcatttgtgaggtcacacactgatgttggacgagaaggcctggctctcagtctccgctctaattcatcccaaaggtgttctatcgggttgaggtcaggactctgtgcaggccagtcaagttcctccacaccagactctgtcatccatgtctttatggaccttgctttggtcactggtgcacagtcatgttggaagaggaaggggccagctccaaactgttcccacaaagttgggagcatggaattgtccaaaatgtcttggtatgctgaagcattcagagttcctttcactggaactaaggggccaagcccagctcctgaaaaacaaccccacaccataatcccccctccaccaaactttacacttggcacaatgcagtcagacaagtaccgttctcctggcaaccgccaaacccagactcgtccatcagattgccagatggagaagcacgattcgtcactccagagaacgcgtctccactgctccagagtccagtggcggcgtgctttacaccactgcatccgacgctttgcattgcacttggtgatgtatggcttggatgcagctgctcggccatggaaacccattccatgaagctctctgcgcactgttcttgagctaatctgaaggccacatgaagtttggaggtctctagcgattgactctgcagaaagttggcgacctcttcgcactatgcgcctcagcatccgctgaccccgctccgtcagtttacgtggcctaccacttggtggctgagttgctgtcgttcccaaacacttccacgttcttataatacagctgacagttgactgtggaatatttaggagcgaggaaatttcacgactggatttgttgcacaggtggcatcctatcacggttccacgctggaattcactgagctcctgagagcgacccattctttcacaaatgtttgtaaaaacagtctgcatgcctaggtgcttgattttatacacctgtggccatggaagtgattggaacacctgattctgattatttggatgggtgagcaaatactttggcaatatagtgtatgtatgccATTAAAAGTAACTTCCAAAGCAAGATTGTTATTTTGCATTATCAGAGTACTGTAATGGAATTACAATACCTTCATCAGCTTTGACAAGAAATGGAATCACAGGCACATTTGTTTGATAGAAGGTAAGGAAAGGACTGAAGGTTCCCTCTGGCTTTCACTTTTCAGGAGTGTGATAAGATGCCGTTCCTGGATTTGGTATCTTCTTTTTTCTAACTGCATCCAGGTACAAAGTCACTGATGGCCAGATCTCCAAAGCTCTCTCAACGTTTCGTaaattttcattgtttttaaagTTTCTTATGGTTATCTAAGCTGCATTTATTTGATAAAAAATCAAATGgttttaataatgtaaaaaattattacaatttaaaataaacatttataatgagTACAATTAGATATGATTGTTAATAGCCTaattctgtatatatatttacagatgTTAAAGATTTAGGCTTATTGGCAGGCATACGGGCTGCAGCTGTTTCACAGTCCAtcttatttataatcacagagtttgctatattttgttataggTTTTAGGAGACGAAGGTGACGACTACAGATCCTGTTTGAGAAGTTACAGCACAACTTCTGTAACAGATGCAGGTTTGATCAGTATGACAGTAAATCTCTATCAGCTTgtcatgttcagagcagatcttctcttgAATCGTGTAGGAGTGGGTGTGGGAGTACGCCATCACCTATACCCACATTAACATCCTGACATTTTCTAAACATTTCCGTTTTGCAATCAGGAGTaaagtttaacattttaaaccatGTGTAAAGTTTTTATCCCACAACctctaaacattttatttaaaaacacaaaaaatcaataaccaaaataaaaataaagttttgatGTCAATCATTATCTCTATCAATTATCCCACAGCACTGATGAGTACTGGATTCTGATGGGTCGGAAgctgttgattagttttctataagaGAGGCTCTGACAGTAGCACAGAGACATTTATGTTTGTACTTAGCTAATTATCTTCAAGAGACATAAAAAAAGAGGCTTGATGTGGAATCAGTTCCACAACATTATATGGACACTGTAACTTGGCATGATGGGAAATGGGGTTTAAGGTTTGTGTAGAGCTGAAgttatgattattttcctctaataGCACAATCCtcgagtgttttattctttaaatatcACCCAGGCCTCCATGCAACAGTAATTCATACTGACTCACATTCTCATCTGCTTCAGCCCTCATCTGAACATGAAGTTCACTCTGATTTTAGCGTCTAATCTGTGCTCCAACCCTATTCATTTTGTCGGAGaaaaataatatacccagctttgaattatatacccagctttaaaagtagcttaagaaataatgtactcaatgctctaagctctgacttagcaatattctgcctaagagtagtgtgtatccatcaagaattatttagccattgattaagtagttaactttgattaataatagctataataatcagatatagcctttATGGCaatcatagtctttataataatcatgcagaattattaatggcagcatgctagcgtaataaccacactgggactgaagaaacagaaaaaaaaagaggagagatttattggaacattaggagttacaactcagtcagccagcctatccaatgggatcagtgggaccggagggtgagttgtagaagacgggatctcgggatcctgaggagaagttggagagtaatcagtgggagaagttgggggtgaatagtcaggagaagattgaggaatatcatgaacactgtaggGCATAGGCATATGtccaggagaaagttggggaatgtcaggggaattaggagatgaagaagagtcagaggaagaatcattagaggagatctcaacagggaaatcctcagtctggacgccttgagaggtggtgcgtgtccagtgCCAGTAGAaagtctgagtagactgatcacaggttgtggggtgaaactgggtgctctgatcaagacagacggtatctctcacgatatgatgagcgaggtaaggagactcaggaatagaggattcagataggtgctccaggaaaccagtaagttgaatggccagacaggatagctgatactagcaatagcgtcgcagagcaccccttcTCCGGAAGATAAGGGGTGACTCAGCTAGAAGGAAAAAATGGGAAATGgggagagatgagtgaagatgagtgaagtgcatattgcgtgactatgtaatcagcaaaagagagcgtgtactaaggcaggaggaacacagtgtgggaattaggccaggtcactgtgacatgacagtgataggcaggtagtggagacaatagcattggaataccagcaaccaacagtgatgaaaagagaaaaggatatgaggcagcttaatggcacagcttattttaaaaatagtaaataaaacttagatcaagtaagtagagggaaaagtcatcatgacataaaggaagagagcaaggtacttacacattgttgtggagggcaacgcacgaggtcaggatgagccgaggaagcaccttgGAGAGGTGACGGTAAAATTAAGTCAATGAGGAAGTGGCGCTTATAAGTAAGCAccaattttttctaaaattggtgacttagcctaaaaataaggggaactagGGAGGAGAAAAATTGACATCAtcaaggggaggatggtattaatttaggggcggtatcgggacaaatgtgaaaataatgggaactgggaaacgtatgtaaattaaggaaggagggactaaagaagccatacactgaatataatgggaaattgctggaaatatttaaattagagaaaaggaggcgccccggggcgcctggggtataagtagaggggactttttcggaGTTTTTTgggagaccagctgctctcttcagatatgcatgttgttgactgcgtggctgaataaagaaacccgcttcttctcatctgttgattgagatctcttttattttggctaagttttatagtttGTTGAGTTCATTGGGCAAGATTATGGGAAGCTAAGAGAGAAGATACAatctaaaattccaccctgtgatatgtccacttggagggggctctgagttccgacaattTCCAGGTTCAGGATTAATGATGACGATCTTCGGTGGTCAGCTTCTGGCGTATCATCATTTCAGGAATAATTTTGTACATCCTGCAGATCTCCAAAACCTTTGACTGAAATCGCTTCACAGTTtgaactgtttctctctctctctctctctctctctctctctctctgtttcatatCATATTTGTGTCAGGagtttataaagataaatatatcaGTAAATCAAAGATACTTCTGTTATTTTAGTCGGTCAGATGAAGACAAGAAGATTTGAAGGAAATCCCACAGAAGCTTCTTTATTTGGAgttaatcagaatcatttcatTGATGCAGCTGatgataattacttttgtacatgagattgaatgtgattggtttattctgaacacagacacacccccaattataaagctgtaaataCCTACACAACCAGGATATTGTAAGTGACTGtggatgaaaaaaagaaaacaaaagaaaattacCACATTACAAAGAatgaatattgtgtgtgtgtgttttagatttacattttagtGCTTTGGTGCTCAGGAACGATCTCTCTATAATGTGGAATCTTgttgaaatgaaacacttttcTATAAGATCATTTGTGATACAATTTCTACTTGTTACTGACCACAAAACACCAGATACATCTTATTCTGGATCACACAACCTCACTTCTGACAGTAAACCAAGCCAGAACCCAGCGtgtagaggctgagtgaatgtggtgtggactctgtggaggagcttcatggtgtcagagacgctgtagaaggacagagttcctgcactgtgatccacataaactcctattctggagcgtgatggaactctgagatcagtctGAATGTTGttgtgacagaaagagagagaaaaagaaggagaacaccacagactccaggactgattGTTGCGTCCAAACAAACAGTCATGACTCCGTCCTTTCCTCttgatgtctttatatgagactgatatgtacacaccaaactcaccgctccactccacctcccagtaacagcgtccacacacactctccttacacaacacctgagaccaggagtcaaatctctctggatgatcagagtactgctgctctctctcactgtctctcatcactctgttcttctcagacagaatgaggtGAGGATGTGTCGTgttgggatccagagtcagataacagaaatctaaaataaaagagaaaaacaaactgaacaatgtGAACATGTTGGGTTTCATTCACagaatactgtatattcatgtggagagtgtgtgtgtgtgtgtgtgtgtgtgtgtaatttacacttctgcttttgtgtgtgtgtgtgtgtgtgtgtgtgtgtgtgtgagagagagagagagtgtgtgtgtgtgtgtgtgtgtgtgtgtgtgtatgagtgtgtgtttttggcgTACGTTTCAgaaactcttctctgctctgtgtctctggtggtgaaatgatctgaactgctgcagctgtggagagaaaaatggaaatgaagacaaaaagcatcatcaggttgtgtaaaagatggaaacagttgaaagtgatacagtcagtttattcatttgaaatcagtATTTTACTTCAAAGTGTCAGGTGAGCAAACTGGCTGCAGAAAAGTAAGCAGGAGCATGGCTAAGAAATAACACTTCACAGAGCGAGTAAAGACGTccatcattgtgtttctccagcaggagcagctcctcttaccatgtggagggattttgttgaattcctcctcacagaattcctccagtctcttcttcagatctgagagagaattCCTCAATCCATCAAATGACAGATGTTGAGGGACAGTGATGCTGGACGTGTCACAATTTGGTCTTTTTAATAGAGGAGACTGATGTCCGGAAGCTGAAACCTAcagagaagaaatgaaatgaaagacacacttgtgatgtcagacagggacatttattgctgctttaatgagaggtgttttagagagtgtgtgaggaacagctggctctgtagatcagacagtgagtgttacctggaggaaatggatgtgatcgtgtgtgtgtgaaagctgctccagctcagtgactctcctctgaagatcagcaatctcctgctccagttgctccaggagtcgttcagctggactcagttcagccttctcctgagctctgatcagctccgtcacctccgagcgctttttctccatggagctgatcatctcagtaaagatcctctcactgtcatctactgctgtctgtgcactgagctgttaggacacacacacacacacacacacacacacagaagatttaaatctcatctatcattccctctcttactgggactctaaatgactggttgttcatgttgtgtgtgtttctaggagcagctctgtctctgctcactgctcacctttatagtgttcacagtctgtttcagctcctgcaccttcttctgcttctcctggattcTCTGCTGGAATTTTATCTGCTCCATATTTAACTCACTCTGAGGACACATCAGTTATATTCATAAGGTTATAAATGATGTGAGGATACATATTACAGTTTTTTACAATTGCTTAAGcacaattttaaaaacaagGCTCATTTTgtcaaaacactacacacaattcacagatccacacacacaaatagcagAACACTTCAGTTCTTTTGCAAAATGAAACACTTCATTCAAAACTTTACATTAATTTAACAAAACCCAACTTTGACCCCATATGGAACACACATGGTTCATACATTCTGATTCTGTTTgattcatttacacactgctGGGCTCAATCTTAAACACTTGTAACTTTTATACTTTTCCAATGATATAGTCTgggttagatttttttgttagtgtaaaatacatgaatattgaaaaaaaaaaacacgacacCAGTACTGTACATTGACGAAAATATTTATCTCACCACATTGTAAAACCATTTAATACAGTCATGCTTTTCCAAAGGTTGCATTTCAAATCCGAACATATTCAAAATACAATAtagtacacaaacaaaaacatgtggagacaaaacaaaagcataagtataaagtttaaaaaagaaaaaaaaagaaaaaacaacctaAGCATCTCTTGGCCTAGCTGGATCTGACCACAGCACTTCATCCACATCACAGGTGATGTCCTCTCTCGCAAGACAGCGAGGGAAGAATCTTCTTGAATGGTGAATCCATCCTTGCACAGACCCTGCATCAATTAGGTCACAGGCCTCCTCCATGGCTGGAATGAGGGGAAT
This DNA window, taken from Hemibagrus wyckioides isolate EC202008001 linkage group LG06, SWU_Hwy_1.0, whole genome shotgun sequence, encodes the following:
- the LOC131353773 gene encoding tripartite motif-containing protein 16-like, yielding MCEFRKMAEANISVDQDQFSCPVCLDLLKDPVTIPCGHSFCKVCINGCWDQEDQKGIYSCPQCRDTFTPRPVLRRNNMLAEVVEKLKKIEVQAAPAHCYAGPGDVECDFCTGRKHKAVKSCLMCLASFCKTHLKPHYEVPALKKHSQALVEASGNLQEKICSEHDKVLEIYCHTDQRCICSLCMLDKHKGHDAVSVTAGRAEKQSELNMEQIKFQQRIQEKQKKVQELKQTVNTIKLSAQTAVDDSERIFTEMISSMEKKRSEVTELIRAQEKAELSPAERLLEQLEQEIADLQRRVTELEQLSHTHDHIHFLQVTLTVSASGHQSPLLKRPNCDTSSITVPQHLSFDGLRNSLSDLKKRLEEFCEEEFNKIPPHAAAVQIISPPETQSREEFLKHFCYLTLDPNTTHPHLILSEKNRVMRDSEREQQYSDHPERFDSWSQVLCKESVCGRCYWEVEWSGEFGVYISVSYKDIKRKGRSHDCLFGRNNQSWSLWCSPSFSLSFCHNNIQTDLRVPSRSRIGVYVDHSAGTLSFYSVSDTMKLLHRVHTTFTQPLHAGFWLGLLSEVRLCDPE